A window from Heterodontus francisci isolate sHetFra1 chromosome 4, sHetFra1.hap1, whole genome shotgun sequence encodes these proteins:
- the LOC137368820 gene encoding paraneoplastic antigen Ma6E-like — GSGEAGSDGLSEGSGEAGSDGLREGSGEAGSDGLREGSGEAGSDGLREGSGEARSDGLSEGGGEAGSDGLSEGSGEAGSDGLREGSGEAGSESLREGSGEAGSESLREGSGEAGSDGLREGSSEAGSDGLREGSGEAGSDGLSEGSGEAGSDGLREGSGEAGSDGLREGSGEAGSDGLREGSGEARSDGLREGSGEAGSDGLREGSGEAGSE; from the coding sequence ggaagcggagaggccgggagcgatgggctgtcggaaggaagcggcgaggccgggagtgatgggctgagggaaggaagtggcgaggccgggagcgatggGCTGAGGGAAGGAagcggcgaggccgggagcgatggGCTGAGGGAAGGAAGCGGCGAGGCCAGGAGCGATGGGCTGAGTGAAGGAggcggcgaggccgggagcgatggGCTGAGTGAAGGAAGCGGAGAGGCCGGGAGCGATGGGCTGAGGGAAGGAagcggcgaggccgggagcgagtcgCTGAGGGAAGGAagcggcgaggccgggagcgagtcgCTGAGGGAAGGAagcggcgaggccgggagcgatggGCTGAGGGAAGGAagcagcgaggccgggagcgatggGCTGAGGGAAGGAagcggcgaggccgggagcgatgggctgtcggaaggaagcggcgaggccgggagcgatggGCTGAGGGAAGGAagcggcgaggccgggagcgatggGCTGAGGGAAGGAagcggcgaggccgggagcgatggGCTGAGGGAAGGAAGCGGCGAGGCCAGGAGCGATGGGCTGAGGGAAGGAagcggcgaggccgggagcgatggGCTGAGGGAAGGAagcggcgaggccgggagcgagtag
- the lyrm7 gene encoding complex III assembly factor LYRM7 isoform X1 yields the protein MDTRRKVLQLFKALHRTRKHVFKGDSQALEAARQKINSEFRNNLTESSPEQVTELLKFGSDVEVILRKTVIQGVHTNNNTILLRPRQEILLDNAPFGDNPTKKAT from the exons ATGGACACACGCCGCAAG GTATTGCAGCTTTTCAAGGCTTTACATAGAACAAGAAAACACGTGTTTAAAGGCGACAGTCAAGCTCTAGAAG CTGCAAGACAGAAGATTAATTCTGAATTCCGGAACAATCTTACTGAGTCCTCTCCAGAGCAAGTAACTGAG TTACTTAAATTTGGTTCAGATGTAGAAGTTATTCTCAGAAAAACGGTAATCCAGGGAGTTCACACAAACAATAACACAATTC TTCTTAGACCTAGACAAGAGATTCTTCTGGATAACGCGCCTTTCGGTGATAATCCTACAAAGAAAGCTACATAG
- the lyrm7 gene encoding complex III assembly factor LYRM7 isoform X2 translates to MDTRRKVLQLFKALHRTRKHVFKGDSQALEAARQKINSEFRNNLTESSPEQVTELLKFGSDVEVILRKTVIQGVHTNNNTIRNS, encoded by the exons ATGGACACACGCCGCAAG GTATTGCAGCTTTTCAAGGCTTTACATAGAACAAGAAAACACGTGTTTAAAGGCGACAGTCAAGCTCTAGAAG CTGCAAGACAGAAGATTAATTCTGAATTCCGGAACAATCTTACTGAGTCCTCTCCAGAGCAAGTAACTGAG TTACTTAAATTTGGTTCAGATGTAGAAGTTATTCTCAGAAAAACGGTAATCCAGGGAGTTCACACAAACAATAACACAATTCGTAA TTCTTAG